From a single Oscarella lobularis chromosome 20, ooOscLobu1.1, whole genome shotgun sequence genomic region:
- the LOC136199200 gene encoding sister chromatid cohesion protein PDS5 homolog B-B-like: MDRMDANEALSSLAIRWERLLFSLEKAAKTLAAFKDCDGDLSSSSLPSIRDFGSSLLSPRVVQHKNSLVRLVAAVCAVELCRVFGSKVVFLPLETRQTLVRLFIGQLDFRETTRDEGSVIYRRRLWELLARSGAMAICSSHGEQLLTAVFDCAGYLNQSPSLANAAVKIVIDFVKEVRPISTGFFESLARPLTLGEEANPDAENMCRRLLTEGLGNFRLLLRMYYGRQDVDEDDLRTMNKVVLRLFRSSPELFESMNSLFSSKLKSEILLERKLAVKLYVRLIAEKESTIGEENKDDIWTRVLERFLDIDPDVRGMCAKYSKYFLVYHPQLRADTEAQLRYLINDQLVGVRRIVVESIISALNEDFYSISDMLLEKVTKKIMMDFSYTICQTASEGLVRLLGAVMTSVCAQDDVYRKTDLDRMGGILSPFMRRFMVNNPQQKYDIVRLFCKFILGDNALSAAETAQRLVFVVEYLNGGDDISAFQRMISDIASWGRSLLDMCLQADDEQDISLERVAYHKFSSVLYHSHAEKHFSVFWQRLEEDESVRESVKGALTSSSSTVVTKAIDTVVEEFDRSVAKTVRVLLIRCCSRIIDAESASLFFEKVSLLIDIESDISATAMKLLTVFVEHFPSYFTTVEVAQDLPQLIEHDNELISSLALKMIRRLCRGTELSSDVSHTATKLILSGSPRQAKESICLISQGQVCSESHDIIRQILPSLLTKLQTSDDEELRSALKALRHIAELFPGDMSEEQRDTIVHFVIDLMKSEQSAGESDFEWRQKDELSHKTRAKMTGLKFLSYCVFSEGEITDLVRVVGTCLEEVATTNNVCSQSADRAWLQLRSCLAVLHLCSTEDMRFSDWCYPLYAYRTIGNIFLNEYASVKYEFLFKFFPALMQGMTRPWFTSFFVLFGIERNEKLKINAAERFACLVKEWSYKSTQELLRGNPGIKVLAYPEYSVPAAVHFLAHSEIYGEETTSLQCIRDCLWFYLEPFVDQKLHVQFILNLLKAIPSVEDATVPVGNEVEQDEADRRLCIVAEIGMNILRKKATFETDEFAGNPWLHASLFRTRRKERKAIQAQEYLKSILVRINALFSEKGQRRRRLAAKAPKTKKAKTKGEVSSAK, encoded by the exons ATGGATCGAATGGACGCGAACGAGGCTCTCTCGAGCCTCGCGATACGTTGGGAGCGATTGCTCTTCAGCCTAGAG AAGGCGGCGAAAACACTAGCAGCGTTCAAGGATTGCGATGGAGacctctcgtcgtcgtcgctgccgtcgaTTCGCGACTTCGGATCGTCTCTACTCTCGCCGAGAGTCGTCCAACACAAGAACTCGCtcgttcgactcgtcgccgccgtctgcGCCGTCGAATTGTGTCGCGTTTTCGGCAgcaaagtcgtttttctgcctCTCGAGACGCGACAG ACGCTCGTCCGTCTTTTCATTGGTCAGCTCGACTTCCGTGagacgacgcgcgacgaaggAAGTGTCAtctatcgtcgacgtctgtgGGAG TTACTCGCTCGGAGCGGTGCCATGGCAATTTGTTCGTCGCATGGAGAGCAGTTGCTCACAGCTGTTTTCGACTGCGCGGG ATATCTGAACCAATCACCGAGCCTCGCCAATGCGGCCGTGAAAATCGTGATTGATTTCGTAAAAGAAGTACGTCCAATTTCAACGGGTTTCTTTGAGTCGCTGGCCAGACCTCTGACTCTGGGCGAAGAG GCAAATCCCGACGCTGAGAACATGTGTCGGCGTCTGTTGACAGAGGGATTGGGCAACTTTCGTTTGCTGCTTCGAATG TACTATGGAAGGCAAGACGTCGATGAGGACGACTTGAGGACTATGAATAAAGTCGTCTTACGCCTTTTCCGTTCGTCGCCCGAACTCTTTGAATCGATGAATTCCTTGTTTTCTTCCAAGCTCAAA AGCGAAATTTTGCTTGAAAGAAAATTGGCTGTCAAGCTATACGTTCGACTAATTGCTGAAAAGGAATCGACAAttggagaagaaaataagGATGACATCTGGACGAGAGTCTTAGAACG ATTCTTGGACATTGATCCTGACGTGAGAGGGATGTGCGCCAAATATTCCAAGTACTTCTTGGTGTATCATCCCCAACTTCGAGCTGACACGGAAG cgCAACTTCGTTATCTTATAAATGATCAGCTTGTTGGAGTGCGTCGAATCGTTGTCGAGTCGATTATCAGTGCTCTCAACGAAGATTTCTATTCCATTTCCGATATG CTTTTGGAGAAGGTTACGAAGAAGATTATGATGGACTTTAGT TATACCATTTGCCAGACGGCGTCCGAAGGACTTGTTCGACTTCTTGGTGCCGTTATGACGAG TGTTTGCGcccaagacgacgtttaTCGAAAGACCGATCTTGATCGAATGGGAGGCATACTCTCCCCTTTCATGCGTCGCTTCATGGTCAATAATCCTCAGCAGAA GTATGATATTGTTCGTCTTTTTTGCAAATTCATTTTGGGAGACAACGCACTAAGCGCCGCTGAAACGGCACAAcgactcgttttcgtcgtcgaatacCTGAACGGGGGCGACGATATTTC AGCCTTTCAGCGAATGATCTCCGACATTGCTAG ttGGGGTCGCAGTCTTTTGGACATGTGTCTCCAAGCG GATGACGAGCAAGACATTTCTCTTGAACGCGTAGCCTATCACAAGTTCTCCA GCGTGCTATATCATTCCCACGCTGAAAAGCACTTTTCAGTGTTTTGGCAACGacttgaagaagacgagtcgGTCCGGGAAAGCGTGAAAGgggctttgacgtcgtcgtcgtcaactgttGTGACGAAGGCCATA GATACCGTCGTTGAAGAATTCGATCGTAGCGTCGCTAAGACGGTCAGAGTCCTGCTGATACGTTGCTGCTCGAGAAtaatcgacgccgaatcgGCGAGCTTATTTTTCGAGAAAGTGAGCCTTCTCATTGACATTGAGAGCGATATCTCAGCCACAGCGATGAAACTTCTAACC GTATTTGTCGAGCACTTTCCTTCGTATTTTACTACAGTCGAAGTCGCTCAAGATCTTCCTCAATTGATTGAGCACGACAACGAGCTAATAA GCTCATTGGCCCTGAAAatgattcgtcgtctttgcagAGGAACGGAGCTAAgcag CGATGTCTCGCATACGGCGACGAAACTGATTCTCTCTGGATCGCCTCGTCAAGCGAAGGAGTCAATCTGTCTCATTTCGCAAGGGCAAGTCTGCTCAGAATCGCACGATATTATTAGGCAAATTCTTCCG TCTCTCTTGACTAAGCTgcagacgagcgacgacgaagaactgAGGAGTGCCCTGAAGGCTCTGCGTCACATCGCAGAACTATTCCCGGGAGATATGTCAGAAGAACAACGAGACACAATAGTACATTTTGTTATAGACTTGATGAAGAGTGAACAG AGCGCAGGAGAAAGCGATTTCGAATGGCGCCAAAAAGACGAACTTTCGCATAAAACAAGAGCAAAG atgacGGGTTTGAAGTTTCTTTCTTATTGCGTGTTTTCTGAGGGCGAGATAACGGATTTGGTCAGAGTTGTGGGGACATGCTTAGAGGAAGTGGCAACAACAAACAACGTCTGTTCCCA GAGCGCTGATCGAGCTTGGCTTCAATTGCGCTCCTGCCTTGCAGTTTTGCACCTCTGCTCTACGGAGGACATGCGCTTTTCCGACTGGTGCTATCCTCTTTATGCATACAGAACTAttggaaatatttttctt AATGAATACGCTTCGGTCAAGTACGAGTTTCTGTTCAAATTTTTTCCGGCACTTATGCAGGGCATGACGAGACCGTGGTTCACGTCTTTCTTTGTTCTATTTGGAATAGAAAGGAACGAGAAGTTGAAAATCAAT GCAGCGGAGAGATTCGCTTGTTTGGTCAAGGAATGGAGTTACAAGTCTACGCAGGAACTGCTAAGAGGCAATCCGG GAATAAAGGTTCTTGCTTATCCAGAATACTCCGTACCAGCAGCGGTTCACTTCTTAGCCCACTCCGAGATCTATGGggaggaaacgacgtccCTTCAGTGCATACGAGA CTGTCTGTGGTTTTACTTAGAACCCTTTGTGGATCAGAAACTCCACGTTCAATTTATTCTAAACTTACTGAAGGCGATTCCTTCAGTGGAAGATGCAACGGTGCCGGTTGGAAACGAAGTGGAACAAGACGAAGCAGACAGG CGTCTTTGCATTGTAGCGGAAATCGGTATGAACATTCTCAGAAAGAAG gctaCATTTGAAACGGATGAATTCGCCGGAAATCCGTGGTTGCATGCTTCGCTCTTCAGGACGAGGCGAAAGGAGCGAAAGGCAATTCAAGCGCAG GAATATCTGAAGTCGATTCTGGTTAGAATCAACGCTCTATTTTCAGAAAAA GgacaaagacggcgtcgtctggcggcgaaagcaccaaaaacaaagaaagcgaaaacgaagggCGAAGTGTCATCCGCCAAGTGA
- the LOC136199199 gene encoding serine/threonine-protein kinase MRCK alpha-like has product MAAARERIDALERLYLSGCVQSSGGAVSIETLHDLLLLLHDECAESTLCREKNFADFVETLRPVVERVKTLRLKRDDFETVKIIGRGAFGEVHVVRQKDTNRIYAMKQLNKWEMLRRRETACFREERDVLVFGNRNWITALEYAFQDENYLYLVMEYYSGGDLLTLLAKHEDRLPEDMARFYLAEMVLCVNSIHALGYVHRDVKPDNFVINRKGHVRLADFGSCMKLREDGTVNSSVAVGTPDYISPEILQAMEAQKGIYGTECDWWSLGICFYEMLFGETPFYAESLVETYGKIMNFENSFQFPEDVDEEEVSPLARDLINRLVCDKSERLGQKGIDDFRDHPFFEGINWETLHEQTPPHVPCLADDADTSNFDSVDDKAPNEMPRAPGSGPATFKGDHLPFVGFTFTHTSQLSDLGQLISDGSDGKAARARATASPSESTRVSDKATEELRQENARLKKDLEEAKAAKLDAVYPSIDAVASKSDDAKELGILRSEKDDLTRKISELESSKSELEAKLKEEANKRENMETSKEDLLKKMKILEKTGKASKQEREDLEREVAESQSKLASLHKDMKDVQAERRRLANELSDSTDKLSDVREQKMKLQKMIREKEEEIEELISKVSALRQESRSSDKKRRELSAQVEEFTSDLRREKSGRQRLELRVKQLEDELQSQRIGRQAAPDPEIVKEVGRLRTALQQAQTEVEESRASKHSTDRRELNDQVVSLETQNQTLQQEIKTLETKLSKLRKKNLQEVEELTKEKNKRFEMEKKMWIKDNEELRIEIDQLATTLERSLETNKQLEVNLQEALSSQERDSVTHWESQIAEIIEWVHGEKEARSYLHALSKKMAEELESVKQTGVTRRPSIGTWQNRRLYKQNKQQLLEAQAELQNQVKAKHDLQEEMARLQSLLEASDRKLRDTEQLNKEILDRLNKVQEEKDSLQKDVEVIRERTKLRDGMGSPSSTMSFGTFLANSQDFGGIDGAASAVAATAASDESRSSRSESPPVAQSHPSKLILSPKKTMGKSHRFQVKTFAKPSKCNHCSSIMVGLVRQGMCCDVCHFSCHIHCADKVPSICPVSSDKMGRMSGIDPKKGIGTACEGWVKIPKPSGVRKGWVRQYAVVCDFKLFLYDPTSQQEKEKCMNINIAKIIDMRDELFDVCSVERSDVIHANQKQIPSIFKVMTGTFQSAGAQTQLLVLTESAADQRKWISVLKELRKLYCQLEQTDTSVYVAKEVYDASQLEQIRLANCGVIVDNGRVLIGTEERLFTVELSDDTVIEIEKDKKIYQVDCLPDEQLVIALSGRQKHIRLYPFSTLEGHQQESYKVSDTRNCHMFAWGSINQITYLCAAVKRKVIVFELNNTKHRYKKLKELALQREVQWIGVNGDRACVGYQSGFSLFSILGEGQPQRLIHADDLSLGFVGLNPLNSLCCIELDQRGTKEYLLCFDMLGVYVDSQGKRARRQELMWPSVPCHIAHCGRHLFICSENTVDVFDVYTSAWIQTMQIKKGKTLCRDGSLMLWTGGDTPKLLFIKDKKTDDAEAELVVPDGAAASRKIKYLEKNKSKRRFSFKQQPSAASTAKTEISGPINFSHVKHYGPDQVPTLVARTSEEKIFNPTGTGLPPSATRRVTTGRKVRSSGGARGVVNEPDDNLAIPRKTGSALLSENTSQKDNILHMDPQTGTFAMKATSPPSGVSSPPSTLSRSVAAPPPSHAVDGMSPIGESPSPRVADFGGPSDGEAPPPYKSPPIDEADEEDEVVDEDLSSPDEVDGGSAEAQLPEDQFRPPPYSFPPHDDWGVEQDTMNTEL; this is encoded by the exons ATGGCCGCCGCTCGggaacgaatcgacgcgctCGAGCGTCTTTATTTGAGCGGCTGCGTCCAAtcgagcggcggcgccgtGTCGATTGAGACGCTGCACGACCTTCTGCTTCTATTGCACGACGAGTGCGCCGAGAGCACGCTGTGTCGCGAGAAGaatttcgccgatttcgtcgagacgC TTCGTCCCGTCGTTGAACGCGTCAAAACGCTTCGATTGAAACGCGACGACTTTGAAACGGTAAAAATTATCGGCCGCGGCGCTTTCGGCGAG GTTCACGTCGTACGCCAAAAAGACACGAATAGAATCTACGCGATGAAGCAATTGAACAAATGGGAAAtgttgcgacgacgcgaa ACGGCTTGTTTTCGCGAGGAAAGAGACGTTCTCGTATTCGGAAATCGAAATTGGATCACCGCCTTGGAATACGCATTCCAAGACGAAAATTATTTG TATTTGGTGATGGAGTATTACTCTGGTGGCGATCTATTGACTTTGCTTGCGAAGCACGAAGATCGCTTGCCCGAGGATATGGCGCGTTTTTATCTGGCGGAAATGGTTCTCTGCGTCAATTCCATTCACGCCCTAGGATACGTGCACAG GGACGTCAAGCCGGATAACTTCGTCATAAATCGTAAGGGACACGTTCGATTAGCCGACTTTGGCTCGTGCATGAAACTACGAGAAGACGGAACA GTTAATTCCTCCGTGGCTGTGGGGACACCTGACTACATATCGCCGGAAATTCTTCAAGCGATGGAAGCTCAGAAGGGCATCTATGGCACGGAATGCGATTGGTGGTCACTTGGCATTTGTTTTTACGAGATGCTTTTTGGAGAGACGCCGTTCTACGCCGAATCCTTAGTAGAAACGTACGGAAAAATAATGAACTTCGAA aatagttttcaatttcctgaagacgtcgacgaagaggaagtctCTCCACTAGCACGTGATCTCATTAACCG ACTTGTCTGCGACAAATCCGAACGACTTGGTCAAAAGGgaatcgacgattttcgagaTCATCCGTTTTTCGAGGGAATAAATTGGGAAACGTTGCATGAAC AGACGCCGCCTCACGTTCCCTGCCTTGCTGATGACGCCGACACGTCGAACTTCGACTCAGTGGACGACAAAGCGCCCAAC GAAATGCCGAGAGCGCCGGGGTCTGGACCTGCGACGTTCAAGGGAGATCATCTTCCTTTCGTTGGATTCACGTTTACGCACACTAGCCAGCTGTCCGACTTGGGACAGCTGATCAGTGATGGCAGTGACGGAAAGGCAGCGAGAGCGAGAGCAACAGCAAGTCCATCAG AGAGCACTCGTGTCTCTGATAAAGCCACTGAGGAGTTGCGTCAAGAAAACGCCAGGCTGAAGAAAGACTTAGAAG AAGCGAAAGCAGCGAAATTAGATGCAGTATATCCTTCCATTGACGCTGTGGCGAGCAAGTCAGACGACGCCAAAGAATTAGGAATATTGCGatcagaaaaagacgatttaACTCGAAAAATTTCCG AATTGGAGTCTTCGAAGAGCGAACTGGAAgcgaaattgaaagaagaagccaATAAGCGCGAGAACATGGAAACAAGCAAAGAAGATCTCctcaagaaaatgaagataTTAGAAAAGACAGGCAAAGCGTCGAAACAGGAAAGAGAAGACCTAGAGAGG GAAGTGGCTGAAAGTCAGTCGAAGCTCGCCAGCTTGCACAAAGACATGAAAGACGTCCAGGCGGAACGCAGGCGACTCGCCAACGAACTATCAGACTCTACAGACAA ATTatctgacgtcagagaacAGAAGATGAAACTGCAGAAAATGATAcgagagaaggaggaagaaatcg AGGAATTGATTTCTAAGGTCAGCGCTTTGCGACAGGAAAGCCGAAGCAGcgacaagaaaagaagagag CTCTCCGCCCAAGTCGAAGAATTCACCTCCGACCTCCGCCGCGAGAAATCGGGTCGCCAGCGCTTGGAACTTCGCGTTAAACAACTTGAGGACGAGCTGCAGAGCCAGAGAATTGGCCGACAGGCGGCACCGGATCCTGAAATCGTCAAAGAGGTGGGTCGACTTCGCACGGCGCTCCAGCAAGCCCAGACGGAAGTGGAAGAATCGCGAGCGAGCAAGCATTCGACTGATAGACGG gagcTAAATGATCAGGTTGTTTCGCTTGAGACTCAAAATCAGACTTTGCAGCAAGAG ATCAAAACCCTTGAAACGAAACTCTCTAaattgagaaagaagaa TTTGCAGGAAGTCGAAGAAttgacgaaggagaagaacaagCGTTTCGAaatggaaaagaaaatgtgGATCAAAGACAACGAAGAACTACGAATAGAAATCGATCAG TTGGCTACAACTCTTGAACGAAGCCTTGAGACGAATAAACAATTAGAAGTGAATCTTCAAGAAGCGTTGTCCAGCCAGGAACGGGACTCTGTAACCCACTGGGAATCTCAAATAGCTGAGATAATAGAATG GGTTCACGGGGAAAAAGAGGCTCGTTCCTATTTGCATGCTCTCTCGAAAAAAATGGCTGAAGAATTGGAGTCAGTGAAGCAAACCGGCGTGACGAGA CGCCCGTCTATTGGCACGTGGCAAAATCGGAGGCTGTATAAGCAGAACAAACAGCAGCTTCTTGAAGCCCAAGCGGAGCTGCAGAATCAAGTCAAAGCGAAGCACGATTTGCAGGAGGAAATGGCGCGGCTTCAGTCCCTTCTTGAAGCCTCGGATCG aaaATTGAGGGATACAGAACAGCTGAACAAAGAGATACTGGACCGGCTGAATAAGGTGCAAGAGGAGAAAGATTCGCTGCAGAAAGACGTGGAAGTGATTCGCGAGAGAACAAAAC TAAGAGACGGCATGGGCAGTCCCTCCTCTACAATGTCCTTTGGCACGTTTCTGGCGAATTCTCAG GATTTTGGTGGAATTGACGGCGCTGCTTCTGCCGTCGCTGCGACGGCCGCTAGTGACGAgtctcgatcgtcgagaagcgaGTCTCCGCCTGTGGCCCAGTCGCATCCATCGAAACTGATTCTCTcgccaaagaaaacgatg ggtAAATCTCACCGATTTCAAGTGAAGACTTTCGCTAAACCTTCAAAGTGCAATCACTGCTCTTCAATCATGGTCGGTTTGGTGAGACAGGGAATGTGTTGCGACG TTTGCCACTTTTCGTGCCACATTCACTGCGCCGACAAAGTCCCAAGTATCTGTCCCGTCAGCTCCGATAAAA TGGGCAGAATGTCTGGTATCGATCCAAAGAAGGGCATTGGGACTGCCTGTGAAGGCTGGGTGAAA ATTCCCAAACCGTCGGGAGTGAGAAAGGGCTGGGTTCGTCAGTACGCGGTCGTCTGCGATTTCAAGCTCTTTCTCTACGATCCGACGTCGCagcaggaaaaggaaaaatgcaTGAACATCAACATCGCGAAAATTATCGACATGCG AGACGAGCTATTCGACGTCTGCAGCGTCGAACGTTCCGACGTCATTCACGCGAATCAAAAACAAATACCGAGCATTTTTAAAGTCATGACAGGGACATTTCAATCGGCCGGCGCCCAAACGCAGCTCCTCGTTTTGACGGAGAGCGCTGCCGACCAGCGAAAGTGGATTTCCGTGCTCAAAGAGCTGAGGAAGCTCTACTGCCAGCTGGAGCAGACTGACACGTCCGTATACGTGGCCAAGGAG GTATACGACGCTTCTCAGTTGGAGCAGATCAGACTTGCCAATTGTGGTGTCATTGTTG ACAATGGCAGGGTTCTCATTGGTACAGAGGAACGTCTCTTCACTGTTGAACTTTCCGATGACA CGGTTATTGAAATCGAAAAGGACAAGAAGATTTATCAAGTTGACTGTCTTCCGGATGAGCAGTTAGTCATTGCGCTCTCAG GAAGACAAAAGCACATTCGACTCTATCCTTTCTCCACGCTTGAAGGACACCAACAGGAATCGTACAAAGTCTCAGACACTCGCA ACTGTCACATGTTCGCCTGGGGCTCCATCAACCAAATCACTTATCTCTGCGCCGCTGTCAAGCGCAAAGTCATCGTCTTTGAGCTCAACAACACCAAGCACCGATACAAGAAACTCAAA GAGCTCGCTCTCCAAAGAGAAGTCCAGTGGATAGGAGTCAATGGCGATCGCGCCTGCGTTGGCTATCAATCAGGCTTCAGCTTATTTTCCATACTAGGGGAAGGGCAGCCGCAGa GATTGATACACGCGGACGATTTATCGCTTGGTTTCGTCGGTCTCAACCCTCTCAACAGTCTGTGCTGCATTGAATTAGATCAGCGAGGAACGAAAGAGTATCTCCTCTGCTTTGACA TGCTTGGAGTATACGTTGATTCTCAAGGAAAAAGAGCTCGGCGTCAGGAACTGATGTGGCCTTCTGTACCGTGCCACATAG CCCATTGCGGTCGGCATCTCTTCATCTGCAGCGAGAACACTGtcgacgtttttgacgtctACACTTCGGCCTGGATTCAGACCATGCAAATCAAAAAG GGAAAAACGCTGTGCCGAGACGGATCTCTTATGCTATGGACGGGAGGCGACACTCCGAAACTTCTATTCATTAAAGACAAGAAAACAGACG atgctGAAGCGGAGCTTGTCGTTCCTGACGGTGCAGCCGCTTCGCGGAAGATCAAGTACCTCGAAAAGAATAAGAGCAAACGAAG ATTTTCGTTCAAGCAACAGCCTTCCGCTGCGTCAACTGCAAA AACGGAAATTTCAGGTCCTATTAACTTTAGCCACGTCAAACATTACGGTCCAGACCAAGTTCCTACACTCGTG GCTCGCACCAGCGAGGAAAAGATCTTTAATCCGACAGGAACGGGTCTTCCTCCGAGCGCAACGCGACGTGTAACGACCGGACGAAAAGTTCGATCGTCAGGCGGCGCTCGCGGCGTCGTCAATGAACCCGACGACAATCTGGCGATACCAAGAAAAACCGGCAGTGCACTCCTGTCGGAAAACACAAGCCAGAAA GACAACATCCTTCACATGGATCCTCAAACGGGGACGTTTGCGatgaaagcgacgtcgccgccttcCGGCGTCTCATCCCCGCCATCGACATTATCCCGCTCCGTCGCCGCTCCGCCGCCATcccacgccgtcgacggcatgTCGCCAATAGgcgaatcgccgtcgccgcgtgTCGCGGACTTCGGTGGGCCGTCGGACGGCGAAGCGCCGCCGCCCTACAAATCGCCGCCAatcgacgaagccgacgaggaggacgaagtAGTGGACGAGgatttgtcgtcgccggacgaagtcgacggtGGCTCGGCTGAAGCGCAATTGCCGGAGGATCAGTTTCGTCCGCCCCCTTACTCCTTTCCTCCTCACGACGATTGGGGAGTCGAGCAAGATACAA TGAATACAGAACTTTGA
- the LOC136199205 gene encoding riboflavin-binding protein-like translates to MRIRLLAALCVSLGVVALEAKYNPTKCLEGEKHKEVPSPEGDDYKACLAYRDRTCCTAKFTEQLAQATVTSIDNFHWNRCGALSKSCEAFMIHVECFYRCSPNVNNWANPDYPSAMKFVPVCGSFCDRWYSACRKDLSCATDWISDWNYTEVSGNQCRDDAQCLSFETRYADGKALCEKMWGLSFRYVNDSISNDKCLMMDGVDFVKHNDVAVKAIFDASGSEKVLGHGGLISILCTVFWLTLKCLA, encoded by the exons ATGCGTATAAGATTGCTTGCTGCCCTTTGCGTCAgcctcggcgtcgtcgctctcgagGCCAAATACAATCCGACGAAATGCCTCGAGGGAGAAAAGCACAAGGAGGTTCCCAGTCCCGAGGGAGACGACTACAAGGCCTGTTTGGCCTACAGGGATCGAACGTGCTGCACGGCGAAGTTCACCGAACAGCTGGCTCAAGCGACGGTAACCAGCATCGATAACTTCCACTGGAATCGATGCGGTGCGCTCTCGAAATCGTGCGAAGCGTTCATGATTCACGTCGAGTGCTTTTACAG GTGCTCACCGAACGTCAATAATTGGGCGAATCCTGACTATCCGTCCGCTATGAAGTTCGTTCCTGTCTGTGGCTCGTTCTGTGATCGGTGGTATAGCGCTTGTCGTAAAGACCTATCCTGTGCCACGGATTGGATCTCAGATTGGAATTATACTGAAGTCAGCGGGAATCAGTGTCGTGACGATGCCCAGTGTCTCTCCTTCGAAACGCGCTACGCCGACGGCAAAGCCTTGTGCGAAAAAATGTGGGGACTGTCATTTCGCTATGTCAACGATTCGATATCGAATGATAAGTGTCTGATGATGGATGGGGTCGATTTCGTGAAGCATAACGATGTCGCTGTAAAAGCCATCTTCGATGCATCAGGATCTGAGAAAGTTTTGGGACATGGCGGACTCATTTCTATTCTGTGTACTGTCTTTTGGCTCACACTAAAGTGTTTAGCTTAG